A single region of the Mustela lutreola isolate mMusLut2 chromosome 2, mMusLut2.pri, whole genome shotgun sequence genome encodes:
- the LOC131825907 gene encoding large ribosomal subunit protein uL23-like: MAPKAKKEAPAPPKAEVKAKALKAKKAVLKGVHSHKKKICTSPTFRRPKTLRLRRQPKYPRKSAPRRNKLDHYAIIKFPLTTESAMKKTEDNNTLVFIVDVKANKHQIKQAVKKLYDIDVAKVNTLSRPDGGKKAYVRLAPDYDALDVANKIGMI; encoded by the coding sequence ATGGCGCCgaaagctaagaaggaagcccctgcccctcccaaagccgaagtcaaagcaaaggctttgaaagccaagaaagcggtgctgaaaggcgtccacagtcacaaaaaaaagaTCTGCACATCACCTACGTTCCGACGACCCAAGACTCTGCGTCTCCGAAGGCAACCCAAATACCCTCGAAAGAgcgcccccaggagaaacaagcttgaccactatgccatcatcaagttccccctgactactgagtcagccatgaagaaaacagaagacaacaacacacttgtgttcattgtggatgtcaaggccaacaagcaccagatcaaacaggctgtgaagaagctctatgacattgatgtagccaaggtcaacaccttaaGCAGGCCTGATGGAGGGAAGAAGGCATATGTTCGGCTggcccctgactatgatgctttggatgttgccaacaaaattgggatgatctaa